The genomic stretch TGGCTGAGCAGCCGCTCAGAGAGTTTATTAGATATACGCTAGTAGGAATAATTCTCTCAAGATTTTCTGAAtcccttgcaaaaaaaaaatcaacctttgCCAATTCCTTCTCTTTACCATTTCTGTGGGTTGGGTTTCCTACCTAGaaacaaaagtatttttaatatctggCAAACGGACGCCCAGTCGTAGAAACATGGAATGATTTTATACTGTACACCTGGAACATGTAATTATCTGACAACCCTACTCTCTGTAGTTTAGTTAATGTACTCTTCAACACTTAACAATGAATCATTGGCTTTTGGCAGAAGGTGAGAGCAGCCGTGGACAATTACTATTTTAATCCTTTTAATTGTCATGTCAACCCAGGATAGCAAataatttttatgataatatattaattattgtCATCTGAAGGAATAACTATAATATTCTTACGGCAAAAAGTGTTTGGATGTGGCCTAAACTGTGTATtagatgaaaaatatacactcagttagCTGTTTATTAGCTACACTGAGTCAAACTAAATCAGTATAATACAATGTTATAACCTTGGTGAAGTTTattatgtttgcttttgttgaaacagttttggaGATGTGTTCATTCAGCCTAAGAGACATTTTTGGGATTATAATTTGTGGAGATGTTGAACTGCATTGTGTTATATTCAGAGTTTTTTATTATCTAGTCACTCTCACTGATGTAAATGGGGTGCAGCGAGGTGCAGAGCTTCAATTCAAGtctatcaaataaaaacaaaacagattgcTTAACTGTTCATCATGTTTGACTCAACAAATGCTTCCTTAAAGCAAGATGGCTGATATGTTTGGTCTTTGGACTTCGTGGTAGCCACAGTAAAGTTTTTAGCTAATAGCACGATGGATCGTTATCTTGTGGAGAggccttaaaaataaaacagctgtagACATGAAAAACGCATGGTGAGTTGTGTTTGGCTCGGCAACTACAAAATTTTAACATGTTCTGTTTTACGCACTAGAGGTGTGGGGAGTTTtactatgggaaatgtagtttccagtgtttttggagcttaacCCATTCTGGGGACTGGAAGCCAGAATATCTCAgattctgctgctttgaacATTCTGGAATCTGACCTGTGATGTAATCATGGAATTGATGGAACAATTGATGGATCAGTTTCATCCAGACACAAACTCAGAGAAGACCAACCTGCTCAAGTGCACGAGGACACGATGTCACGGCACCAAAGTCAACTCCATGCTGAAATGGAGATTGTTAAGAGCACCAGTGATCTGACCCCAGAGCAGAGGAAGATAGCGCTCCGAAAGGAAATGTTTAGAGAGCTGAGGGAAATGGAGATGGAgcgcagaaaaagagaagatctGGAAGAGCTTCAGAGGCGGAGAAGAGAAAacgaggaaagagaaagagaagctgaaagactgaaaatgcagaaagaaagagctgaggaggagaggaggatgcaAGAGGCCGAacagagagctgaggaggagaaaagggccAATGAGCAAATGGCCCTGGAGATGCAACATCTGTTTAAAGAGAGGCTTCAGTGCAACCAGGTGATGGCGGTACAGAAGTACCTCGTCACAAGGCCCAGATACACCATCGGTGATctggaggaagagcagcagaggaggcgTGAGGAGGCCGAGCTTAAGGTCAACTTTAAGTGCCTGGCTTCTGCGGGGAAGAGTCTTGAGCAGAGTAGAACAGAAACTCTGATCAACAACTGGGTTGGACAGGAAAAAACCGACTGTGAAACTCTCCAGGAGGACTTCCGCCCAACCGACTCCACCCGCTGCCCCACTGCTGAAAACGCAAGCCTGAAGTCTAAAAGTATGTATCTCATTTGTATCCACTTCTCAAATAGCATTTTTTCTACCTATTCAGGGCTTCATGTTTTTCTATGCTCTGcacctttttgttctttgaaaaagaagcaacatcGAAATCCTCCAAGCTCCTGACGTGGCTGCAGAAGAGCCTGAAGTCTGGCCTCAGCTCTGACAAGAAGCAGGATCggatggagaggatgagggaggccTCCAGGCTCAGAGAGCGCTACAGAGAGCAGTTGGCCTCCAAGGACAGATGCTGTAGCCGTTGTCGGAGCAGATCGACGGTTACTGCATGTCCAGAAACCGCATCCTCAAAAAATCCATCTTCTGAATGGATTGGATCCTCGAGACCCTCTGCTGAGACTCTTGTTTTTAGTCTTCTGTATTGTCAACTTGTATTGTGCTGtggtctctttcctcctgctcgctttttctccccctctctaccccccctttttctctccccctctctacccccccttttctccccctctctacccccctttttctctcccccctctctacccctctaccccccttttcctcccctctctaccccccttATCTCCCCTCTCtatcccccttttctctccctctctctacgcccccccttttcctccccctctctacccccccttctctccccctctctatcccccccttttctctccccctctctacccaaccggtcgagggggaaaaaaataaatattgtaaatattgtaaagaagacggtctagacctgctctgtgtgAACAGTGCCCTGAGATACTGTAACTTCTGCTATGATATGAAGTGGTATAATAAAACcgtgctgcactgaaaacatttcagctgtacttgttaTTAAATAGCTCAGATGTGGGTAAGTACACAAAAGTGATGGTCATGTCACGTATTTTGGATGACGGACATTGTGTGTTGATAAAACGGCCGAATGCCGACTGTGAAACCGTTATTCAGAAGAGAAAACATCTGCTTGAACAGAGC from Xiphias gladius isolate SHS-SW01 ecotype Sanya breed wild unplaced genomic scaffold, ASM1685928v1 HiC_scaffold_1138, whole genome shotgun sequence encodes the following:
- the LOC120787149 gene encoding DDRGK domain-containing protein 1-like codes for the protein MSRHQSQLHAEMEIVKSTSDLTPEQRKIALRKEMFRELREMEMERRKREDLEELQRRRRENEEREREAERLKMQKERAEEERRMQEAEQRAEEEKRANEQMALEMQHLFKERLQCNQVMAVQKYLVTRPRYTIGDLEEEQQRRRKNRL